One stretch of Brachyhypopomus gauderio isolate BG-103 chromosome 10, BGAUD_0.2, whole genome shotgun sequence DNA includes these proteins:
- the hrh2b gene encoding histamine receptor H2b: protein MVWAVLRWVVLVVFIAVTIGGNALVCLAVWSSRRLRRRSNCFVVSLAVTDLLLALIVLPPAALLELHDGHWPLGGALCNIYLSVDVTLCTASIFTLLAIGADRFLAISAPLSYGVRVTRGRVLATLATIWVLSVTLAFAPIHLGWNTANFSVQNTDWEVGGEGGACRYEWNNDYVLLDVLGTFFLPLLVLCGMYRRIYCMAREQVRRIRVATPSFARWATAREHKATLTLGAVLGAFLVCWLPYFIYFTCMGLRREAQPPRLTHSVVLWLGYLNSAINPVLYPALNRDFRHAYGRLLRCGRAREAPRVWLREGGAVSNGFGRERGRTRPMVETHANTPDTVDKSSPEIRSPCLAGKSETQA from the exons atggtgtgggcGGTGCTGCgctgggtggtgctggtggtgttcaTCGCGGTGACCATCGGCGGCAACGCGCTGGTGTGTCTGGCGGTGTGGAGCAGCCGTCGCCTACGTCGCCGCAGCAACTGTTTTGTGGTGTCGCTCGCCGTGACCGACCTGCTGCTGGCGTTGATCGTGCTGCCCCCGGCCGCCCTCCTGGAGCTGCATGACGGCCactggccactggggggcgcccTCTGCAACATCTACCTCTCCGTGGACGTGACGCTGTGCACCGCCTCCATTTTCACGCTGCTGGCCATCGGCGCCGACCGCTTCCTGGCCATTTCGGCGCCGCTGAGCTACGGTGTGAGAGTCACGCGTGGACGGGTGCTGGCTACTCTGGCCACCATCTGGGTCCTCTCCGTGACTTTGGCCTTCGCCCCCATCCACCTGGGCTGGAACACAGCCAATTTCAGCGTGCAGAACACGGACTGGGAGGTGGGCGGAGAGGGCGGGGCCTGTCGCTACGAGTGGAACAACGATTACGTGCTGCTGGACGTGCTGGGCACCTTCTTCCTCCCCCTGCTGGTCCTGTGTGGCATGTACCGCCGTATTTACTGCATGGCACGTGAACAG GTGCGGCGTATCCGTGTAGCCACGCCCTCCTTCGCCCGGTGGGCCACGGCGAGGGAGCACAAGGCCACGTTGACGCTGGGCGCCGTGCTGGGCGCTTTCCTGGTGTGCTGGCTGCCGTATTTCATCTACTTCACCTGTATGGGCCTGCGGCGTGAAGCCCAGCCTCCCCGCCTCACGCACTCCGTGGTGCTCTGGCTCGGGTACCTCAACTCCGCCATCAACCCCGTCCTCTACCCGGCACTCAACCGGGACTTCCGCCACGCCTACGGCCGGCTGCTCCGCTGCGGACGTGCCCGCGAGGCCCCGAGGGTCTGGCTGCGGGAGGGAGGTGCCGTTTCAAACGGGTTTGGGCGGGAGCGCGGCAGGACAAGGCCCATGGTGGAGACGCACGCCAACACACCAGACACTGTGGACAAATCCAGCCCAGAAATACGCAGCCCGTGTCTGGCTGGGAAGTCTGAGACGCAGGCTTAG
- the LOC143525429 gene encoding uncharacterized protein LOC143525429 isoform X2, which yields MGRRAADPTTPVPVLGVPALGGVRGWRSSGGGAGGVAALTWTHQCNVAVQTSPAMRSCQSYAETSQTDSSTSHLEKRVSTTANGHVPDERGTDAEDKKGPKKSVFVKGRRLERKIKKGVTFQGLDKEFSEDVCEDIKGHCCTRTIRTHPHPHQGMANGKPQGRKDFRFTNGSVVDSEVMGGISSDISEGEESAQGRDKCRPKPAAHSGKKSISPCSPLHRLPVRICRTCGGRQNRASATPYTTTRGTTSPNSTCAKGLKSHPAASVLPGKDTGPPLCPLATPTETCTSHRATETRSRPADVQPPTITNNHQPTSSAQEMTQMFQDRSGPQRLLHLPGDCMHHLQCGV from the exons ATGGGAAGACGGGCAGCCGATCCGACCACTCCCGTGCCGGTGCTGGGTGTGCCGGCCCTGGGAGGTGTGCGCGGTTGGCGGAGTTCTGGTGGAGGGGCGGGCGGTGTGGCCGCTCTCACGTGGACTCACCAGTGTAACGTCGCCGTGCAGACGTCTCCGGCTATGCGCAGCTGTCAGTCATACGCGGAGACCTCACAGACAGACAGCTCAACCAGCCATTTAGAGAAGAGAGTGAGCACTACAGCCAATGGGCACGTCCCTGATGAACGGGGGACGGATGCAGAGGACAAGAAAGGACCAAAAAAGAGTGTTTTTGTTAAAGGAAGGAGGCTGGAGAGAAAGATTAAGAAGGGGGTGACGTTTCAGGGTCTTGATAAGGAGTtcagtgaggatgtgtgtgaagATATCAAAGGTCACTGCTGCACTCGGACAATCAGAACCCACCCTCACCCGCACCAGGGAATGGCCAATGGCAAGCCGCAAGGGAGGAAGGACTTCCGCTTCACCAATGGGAGCGTGGTTGACTCTGAGGTTATGGGCGGGATCAGCAGTGACATCagcgagggggaggagtcagcaCAGGGGCGGGATAAATGCCGCCCCAAGCCTGCTGCGCACTCTGGGAAGAAGAGTATCTCTCCATGTTCACCGCTCCACAGACTTCCAGTGAGGATCTGCAGAACTTGTGGGGGCAGGCAGAACAGAGCGTCCGCAACTCCATACACGACCACCAGGGGCACAACTTCCCCCAACTCCACTTGTGCCAAGGGTCTTAAATCTCACCCAGCAGCCTCCGTCCTCCCAGGAAAGGACACGGGACCGCCGCTCTGTCCACTCGCCACCCCCACGGAGACATGCACCAGCCACAGAGCTACGGAAACACGCAGCAGGCCTGCAGACGTTCAGCCTCCTACCATCACCAACAACCACCAGCCCACGTCGTCTGCGCAGGAGATG ACGCAGATGTTTCAGGACAGGTCAGGACCTCAACGCCTGCTCCACCTGCCAGGAGACTGCATGCATCATTTACAG tgTGGAGTATGA
- the LOC143525429 gene encoding uncharacterized protein LOC143525429 isoform X1 has translation MGRRAADPTTPVPVLGVPALGGVRGWRSSGGGAGGVAALTWTHQCNVAVQTSPAMRSCQSYAETSQTDSSTSHLEKRVSTTANGHVPDERGTDAEDKKGPKKSVFVKGRRLERKIKKGVTFQGLDKEFSEDVCEDIKGHCCTRTIRTHPHPHQGMANGKPQGRKDFRFTNGSVVDSEVMGGISSDISEGEESAQGRDKCRPKPAAHSGKKSISPCSPLHRLPVRICRTCGGRQNRASATPYTTTRGTTSPNSTCAKGLKSHPAASVLPGKDTGPPLCPLATPTETCTSHRATETRSRPADVQPPTITNNHQPTSSAQEMVTFSRHQSARTRADVTFPHANTHVRVSHASDTSCPHIYTAVVSGSEEMGVHTHSDLCPASFSHTLDAPRHHLVTVSTHTNSTALTHTTTLLNIQSNPSGIQPTYIHPMPNLAVIEHTYTHLESHLTGIEPTYTHSKPNLTSTEPTYTHLKPNLTSIKPTYTHSKPNLTNLTTEPIYTHSKSNLTNLTTEPIYTHSKFNPTNLTTEPIYTHSKSNLTNLTTEPIYTHSKSNLAGVEPAHIHSKSNLACTEPTYTHIKPDQVNIKPTNTQSKPDLDRTEPIYTHPKPNLTCNEPSNTRSKPFMHLHTNVDSLQSSNPVQQYSRHKTACKSMNTSDPNEHSTPKTRSRGHPRSPESRHTGPGARQGGPRHPPASAKDQSFVCTHLNSGVKHLSSLHPNPDVKLSSGLETRHNAHRKSSFFSHANPNAKLQSRSQIHFNTDPKSTGNSNSPPRSSSSHTQAPFKTCGVFLHIDTHEDTHTSSHPTFPSLPAQTNMPTETRCGLLHIDTPTEPQHSLPHANMRLETLGTLETQNGSHSNHQHGSYTSAHPPVHPSSVPVPHLHPDTTERHPTQAETPRAEVEVSPSRPQPSKASLNHPADTSDPPAHTHSPPFDTEASTNLVAVAEVLSNRLCELSALSAGSASVCKAAALKPVTDADWGSRNAGGHRTEERSEREHHPDAMTSPWRRGHVTHQRATPPPFASPLAPAAWSAPCASHVQTPCTSHVPTPCRPPIPASSPPPHPAFQSLMDVAGKRRPNPEWTPRPHLSSCEGTPSRRHVPAELTQDPSSLVEQHRELVTVSKASLVLASSKPVPNGHCALLHYHPPSEELLAPASPVWSRDPYRRPSHNNQERITTLLNVIQDLEMNHALSKGRRCFRTGQDLNACSTCQETACIIYSVEYDFRQQERGFSEVLQPLDSPVRETQEGGNMDSLAFFISLHRHRTSTQLDVSEEPKVKGGGRGKRLYRKLFGWLPRRIHRK, from the exons ATGGGAAGACGGGCAGCCGATCCGACCACTCCCGTGCCGGTGCTGGGTGTGCCGGCCCTGGGAGGTGTGCGCGGTTGGCGGAGTTCTGGTGGAGGGGCGGGCGGTGTGGCCGCTCTCACGTGGACTCACCAGTGTAACGTCGCCGTGCAGACGTCTCCGGCTATGCGCAGCTGTCAGTCATACGCGGAGACCTCACAGACAGACAGCTCAACCAGCCATTTAGAGAAGAGAGTGAGCACTACAGCCAATGGGCACGTCCCTGATGAACGGGGGACGGATGCAGAGGACAAGAAAGGACCAAAAAAGAGTGTTTTTGTTAAAGGAAGGAGGCTGGAGAGAAAGATTAAGAAGGGGGTGACGTTTCAGGGTCTTGATAAGGAGTtcagtgaggatgtgtgtgaagATATCAAAGGTCACTGCTGCACTCGGACAATCAGAACCCACCCTCACCCGCACCAGGGAATGGCCAATGGCAAGCCGCAAGGGAGGAAGGACTTCCGCTTCACCAATGGGAGCGTGGTTGACTCTGAGGTTATGGGCGGGATCAGCAGTGACATCagcgagggggaggagtcagcaCAGGGGCGGGATAAATGCCGCCCCAAGCCTGCTGCGCACTCTGGGAAGAAGAGTATCTCTCCATGTTCACCGCTCCACAGACTTCCAGTGAGGATCTGCAGAACTTGTGGGGGCAGGCAGAACAGAGCGTCCGCAACTCCATACACGACCACCAGGGGCACAACTTCCCCCAACTCCACTTGTGCCAAGGGTCTTAAATCTCACCCAGCAGCCTCCGTCCTCCCAGGAAAGGACACGGGACCGCCGCTCTGTCCACTCGCCACCCCCACGGAGACATGCACCAGCCACAGAGCTACGGAAACACGCAGCAGGCCTGCAGACGTTCAGCCTCCTACCATCACCAACAACCACCAGCCCACGTCGTCTGCGCAGGAGATGGTAACGTTCTCTAGGCACCAGTCGGCCAGGACACGTGCTGACGTCACCTTtccgcacgcaaacacacacgtgcgaGTCAGCCACGCCTCCGACACCTCGtgcccacacatatacacggcTGTTGTCAGTGGGTCCGAGGAGATGGGCGTGCACACACATTCGGACCTTTGTCCGgcttctttttcacacacactcgacgCACCCAGACACCATTTGGTcactgtctccacacacacaaacagcacagcTTTGACCCATACAACAACACTGCTTAACATACAGTCTAATCCATCTGGCATCCAACCCACGTACATACACCCAATGCCTAATTTAGCTGTTATcgaacacacgtacacacacttaGAGTCTCATCTAACAGGGATTgaacccacatacacacactcaaagccAAATCTTACCAGCACTGAACCAACGTATACACACTTAAAGCCAAATCTAACCAGTATCAAaccaacatacacacattcaaagCCCAATCTAACTAATCTAACAACTGAACCCATATATACCCACTCAAAGTCAAATCTAACTAATCTAACTACTGAACCCATATATACCCACTCAAAGTTTAATCCAACTAATCTAACTACTGAACCCATATATACCCACTCAAAGTCAAATCTAACTAATCTAACTACTGAACCCATATATACCCACTCAAAGTCAAATCTGGCAGGTGTCGAACCCGCACACATACATTCAAAGTCTAATCTAGCATGCACTgaacccacatacacacacataaagcctGATCAAGTCAATATaaaacctacaaacacacagtcaaAGCCTGATCTTGACAGGACTgaacccatatacacacacccgaAACCTAATCTAACCTGTAATGAACCCTCAAACACACGCTCCAAACCTTTTATGCATCTTCACACCAATGTGGACTCACTTCAGTCTTCTAACCCAGTCCAGCAATACAGCCGCCATAAAACTGCTTGCAAATCCATGAACACGTCAGACCCAAATGAGCACTCTACACCAAAGACACGTAGCAGGGGACACCCCAGAAGCCCTGAGTCACGGCACACGGGCCCCGGGGCCAGGCAGGGAGGCCCTCGACATCCACCCGCGAGCGCTAAAGATCAAAGCTTTGTGTGCACTCATCTGAATTCAGGTGTCAAACATCTGAGCTCCTTACATCCCAACCCAGACGTCAAACTCTCAAGTGGTTTAGAAACCCGGCATAACGCTCATCGGAAATCTTCATTCTTCTCTCATGCAAATCCAAATGCTAAACTTCAAAGCAGATCGCAAATCCATTTTAACACGGATCCCAAATCCACCGGCAACTCAAACTCGCCACCTCGAAGCTCGTCCTCGCACACGCAAGCACCGTTCAAGACTTGCGGCGTGTTTttgcacatagacacacacgaagacacacacacgtcctcgcATCCTACATTTCCTAGCCTTCCTGCACAGACCAACATGCCAACAGAAACTCGTTGTGGTCTCCTGCACATTGACACACCAACAGAACCTCAACACAGCCTCCCACACGCCAACATGCGTTTGGAAACCCTCGGGACATTAGAAACCCAAAATGGTTCGCATTCCAACCATCAGCATGGTTCCTACACATCCGCCCATCCACCGGTCCATCCCAGCTCCGTGCCTGTTCCTCACCTGCACCCTGACACCACGGAACGCCATCCAACCCAGGCGGAAACTCCTCGAGCAGAGGTGGAGGTTTCTCCATCCAGACCACAGCCCTCTAAAGCAAGCCTTAACCACCCGGCAGACACGTCTGACCCTCCCGCTCATACACACTCTCCTCCCTTTGACACGGAGGCCAGCACTAATTTAGTAGCCGTTGCGGAGGTGCTGAGTAACAGACTTTGTGAGTTGTCAGCACTGTCTGCAGGCTCTGCCAGCGTCTGTAAGGCAGCGGCGCTGAAGCCTGTGACTGATGCAGACTGGGGCAGCAGAAATGCAGGAGGCCACAGGACGGAGGAACGCTCTGAACGCGAACACCACCCCGACGCCATGACCTCGCCCTGGCGGAGGGGCCACGTGACACACCAGCGGGCCACGCCTCCGCCTTTCGCCAGTCCCCTGGCTCCTGCGGCATGGAGCGCACCCTGTGCGTCTCACGTGCAGACGCCCTGCACGTCTCACGTGCCCACGCCGTGCCGACCTCCCATACCAGCCAGCTCCCCCCCGCCGCATCCAGCATTTCAGTCACTAATGGACGTGGCTGGAAAGAGAAGGCCGAACCCCGAGTGGACGCCCCGTCCCCACCTGTCTTCTTGTGAGGGGACTCCGTCCAGACGGCACGTGCCTGCGGAGCTGACGCAGGACCCCAGCAGTCTCGTTGAGCAGCACAGAGAGCTGGTGACTGTGTCCAAGGCCAGCCTCGTGTTAGCCAGCAGCAAGCCCGTCCCGAACGGACACTGTGCCCTTTTACACTACCACCCTCCTTCAGAAGAGCTGCTGGCACCCGCGTCTCCTGTCTGGAGCAGAGACCCTTACAGGAGACCCTCACACAACAACCAGGAGCGAATCACAACCTTACTCAATGTTATTCAGGACCTGGAGATGAACCACGCACTCAGcaaagg ACGCAGATGTTTCAGGACAGGTCAGGACCTCAACGCCTGCTCCACCTGCCAGGAGACTGCATGCATCATTTACAG tgTGGAGTATGATTTCAGACAACAGGAGCGTGGCTTCAGCGAGGTCTTGCAGCCTCTGGACTCCCCAGTGAGGGAGACGCAGGAGGGAGGAAATATGGACTCACTCGCCTTCTTCATCTCCCTTCACCGGCACCGGACGTCCACGCAGCTCGACGTCAGTGAGGAGCCCAAGGTCAAgggcggggggcggggcaagAGACTGTACAGGAAGCTCTTTGGTTGGCTGCCAAGAAGGATCCACAGGAAGTAG